A stretch of DNA from Cryptomeria japonica chromosome 4, Sugi_1.0, whole genome shotgun sequence:
ttgttataaaaggatattgatgagttgaagaatcttcgtGAGAAGAATAAAAttaacctaccttctagaatgtctacattggcttcttccaaggataaggataaagtaaaggatcactcttttgggatagataaaggaaagggacaagctctttgtgctactacaagtcatgattcagggagatggcttctagattcaggggcttctcatcatatggcatcttcgtagtctatgttttaTACATTGGAGCCTTGCCACATgctacagattttgatgggcaatcatacatacatggatgtgattgggaaaggatctatttccattggggataactccttcaatgatgttttgtgtgtaccccacttgacaaacaatcttctttccatctatcaaatcacacatggggaaactaggaaaactatggagttcacacctgattcaattatcattatagacttggagagtggagatatcattgcgactggggtggttgatcatgcatctcagttgtactctttttcacattttggtcttattgatgaggttgattcttcctatgttgatgattcagattttgaggagaacttgggGCACTTCAACTTTGGGATTCTTACATGTGACcgcattcttgagccttgcatttcatctccttctccttatatcacaccacctattgcacctgatgatgcagctagtgtgatagttttggcttcttgtgattcagtacagcaggatatttcatgtcttccagtttcagttgattgggatggctacttgacagacattgcatgtttgtttgtggagtcctacattgcagattttggagacatcattgatgacattcatcttctctttgatgaagatgatccttcttcgattgttgtgagggatcattctgaccctcttgtgcattctctacatgatcaatctttagaggttgacatgattgtggatgctTTTGTCCAACAgttagaggaggtctctttatcttttgaggagacatgtgagtctttggatattgttctacatttttctccactagatcttggaatcCCTTTTTCAACAGCATGGTGAAATTTACCACCTTtagagggggtaactttcagcatcgacatggggacacttgagcagttttcaaagattcctttcatcatgagtatttttcctacatcttcctttcatgattggggagactttatggatacacctttggttttgtttcttcctaaggggaggaatgtgatttgacattcgtggagcagtttcttcattcatgatCGAGCTtatatcattggtgtagattccacattgagggggggctaccttataggagttgagaaaatacaacaccataggagcccaaataatctctacaagctggataacctgttacaaggagaagcaatgaagcaaatcacagaaaaacaaatacacagagaatattctcaaaaagagagagctcaatattcacaaaaatatgtaatgtgatttttacaatgaaaagaaagaactcaacctttaataggtcaagaaaccctaaaatggGAAaatctaggtttgcacataataattaattaaaataattaattatatgcacctaaagttagcttaagtgtaaaagagataaagggaacttaaataattaaacaaagaatgtttaattaatcaagtaaatacctgaatactctaacacccccccttaagctagacttagggagaaggtAAAAcgtagaacagctactgaaagcaataaagatgggtcccggcaacaaggcctgatcaggtacccaaatacaatgaaatctctatgaactagagaaatagagaaaaccacatgggaacaaaactctactccaaaaagagatggaaaagaatatcactaaagcatgaagaccctacaaactctgtcaaagaataactactgatctgaagaacatccactgaactagaacatgaccaggtagagaagactgtaatctgcatgagtgccctcaaatgacactactcgaatcaggaggcaaacaaggcaaaacaactgaaattgaagatacagatggcatgagaaaccaaagcctgaagagctgatcaatcgaaccatggaagcattagaaccaacaggataaacctccccataatgcgaaagtgggagagggacaggaacactaaaaaggatagcaaaaacaactgcatgatgaagaaccaagaatatcaaaggtgctgagacgtatcatcatgaggtgaatgtcatggaaggaacactcacttgacaaaggaagatggtaaacaaaggcaaacatcaacccctcatgtcacttgatcaatagtgcatgtacaacaagacacaagatatgcaagattccaagtaaacaatgcatgatggcactttatctcaatgcatttgcataattacaagctacaatgataagaagactagaaatagaaatgagaatcaaaacagagacaccctactcagaaaagggatcccaagacctgaaacaaccacgatatccaccaaagtgctgaaaagaaaaaaattgaataaaatatgcatggagtagaatttggaaataaaatacatttttctggaaagtacacagcacaagctttccaaaaatataaagtttttgaaaaacagagttcggatgctcattctacatctcccggagtgcaaaaaagagacctcactttgactataaAAAAATATAGTCAATCAGCAAAATTGTAAAAAATTAATAACACCATGAGGCCGGCCTTAGAACcatctttccgatgcctattcgttttcgaaaaaatgactctatatgcccaagatagggccaaaaaaccaaaccccccctgaaaaagccaaaaaagggggtttGGTTGCCTGTTGGTGGTCCGGTGGGCAGGGAGTGGAGCTTTGGTGGCGCTCGGGTGGTAGGGCGGTGGCCCAGTGGTGGAGCGGTGGCTGGCGGGCCGGGTGGAGATTTCCCAGCGACAAAGGAGGTCGGGCTAGGTGGAGCTCTGCCGGGGAGAGGAGCTGCAGGCGGTGGCTGGCAAGCGGAGCGGCAGCCAAAGGAACATGCAGCAGCCGGCAAGGAGCTGAGCGGGGAGCTGGCAGAGGGCCAAGGTGGAGCACGGTCGGGGAGTGGAGCTGCGGGCGGTGGTCGGCGAGCGGAGCGGCGGCCGTATGAACATGCAGCGGTCGGCGGGAGCGAGCAGCGACCGGCAGGAGTGGAAGCTAGGGACCAAGCAGCGGTCAGCGAGAGCGGAAGCTGGGGACCGGAATAGAACATCAGAAAGGGCCACTGGCAGGGGCCACAGAGGCCAGACTGATAGGTCTGACAGGCCTATCAGtccggtaccctgcggtacccCCAAACCCCAAAAAAAACTTCCAAAAATTTCGGCCCCTTTTTTTTTCGcctttttttcaataaattttttttaaaacaaatttcgGCTTGCATGCCTTAAAAaggaaaattttttattttttttgaaatttttttctcaatcTGCGTGCCAAGGCCGTATGGCTTAAATCTGAGAAAAAAATGCtcctagaggctcaggaaccaaaataggtcaaattttatatgaccataggtgttttcgggccttttgagcacgatggtgaggtccgtttaggcccaaagtgctcaaaaaaaaatttcaaaccctaggtacatataAAATTCCATAAAcctcagatctgcttccaaagcaaaaattctcaaaacaagaataggcagCTGTagatccaagctctgataccatataggagttgagaaaatacaacaccataggagcccaaataatctctgcaagctgaataacctgttacaaggagaagcaatgaagcaaatcacagaaaaacaaatacacagagaatatgctcaaaaagagagagctcaatatttacaaaaaatatgtaatgtgattcttacaatgaaaagaaagaactcaacctttaataggtcaagaaaccctaaaaagggaaaatctaggtttgcacataataattaattatatgcacctaaagttagcttaagtgtaaaagagataaagggaacttaaataattaaacaaagaatgtttaattaatcaagtaaatactcgaatactctaacatacctagcttctcttcttcttctctcatatgagggggactttttcctcacatgggttttgtccttcacatacttctatgagagttatttgtatctagttttcatctctcttttgggggagggttttttcccattgggtttgtctatctttcccctctttgtgagagatttcattgcattggtttgcatgcattgcatttgtacatgggtacctaacatggcctcgtagttgggactcatcttgcattgcttagttgcattgtagacttaagtgcattcccctaagttgctcTTAAGGGGGTgttttggtgtaaataattattcatcatggatattattacaccttacttaagtttacttaggaaatgcattttatagtagtttgggtatgagacacttgggtgtttgtgccacattagaatagtgtgtgcaagagaatttccaccttttgtggcgTATCTTGTCGTTACATTcaacatttagtgggtgatccacctcatgtggaatattatattgtttctcctacctaaccacacctatttcctacctatacttatttcttattgagccacatgtcatgtttgtgtgctcacatatccatatagccttgcctatataagaaggctcatattcattatatgtaatgcttgatgatccagttgatcagtattttcatcttgatataatatagtttatttctatcatctattttgtctctctattgtatttttcattgagccctagatcttggcaaaatctcacaaattgtaatatcattgtaagctgacataaggcatttatgtttgtgtttgggaagggtatttaagtcagttcggttaggttattttgaaatgtaatggaatatagtgatgtgatattgtgcgagtgatcttgatcgatagaatgcgaCTGTGATATTTTGTAGTTGGtgttggatattggtttagaggtttgggaagcgaaacAAGATATCGGTAAGGAAAGAGACAGTGAAAACCAATATAGACTGTGCTTTAGCCAAAATTCATCCAGCATAGCAAATGCACTTTCAGAGTTAAaatttttgtttgtaactccatatttggtgtttgtggttagtgaggctccttttgtgatgagtagtgtgctctaggtagtcgGCCTTtatgcatgtccaggcccctattgtaatattagttcatttggccagtggatagatattgtgggtcatcaatcccatcatggtttttcctatttgattttttccacatataaatctttgtgttatggtgtatgctcttttGGTTTCctcatttttattttctattatattcttttatgtttaccagttactgaattgcattgttaataaggttaaaattgattatatgggtagaacattgattcatgcccgcctcttagtgttcttggattctaacaattggtatcagagcttggtgccctGGAGAgagtctaacaacttaaggaagatcctaaatttggaatccatggagatgagtatggagaaacaacttgaagtagcacttgaggactattatgcataaaggatgaagaacttgaaattgcaagataaATTGACCTTTGCAAAGGGAGAGGCTATCATacgttcaagctagaaggaaggaacttttacaaaattggGATGATAAAGAGAAggatgctcttaaggaacaatgtcagaagttgagtcaagagaatggtgtcatgaagaatgaaatacaagcccTACCTATGagaatgtcaaaggagattgaagatagcaataagaatgaagaaaacctcAACAAATCTCTGAATgatagatctaaggaatgcattaggttggcacatgagaatgatatgttgagaactgaactggtgcaatcccagaataatgagcaGGAGTTGGAAAGATTGGTAACAGTTCTAAGGGGAGATCTGGatactacaaatgagtacaaataTAAGTTTAAGGCCAATTCTACAAAAATTTATGagatattgaaggatcaaaggtgtaagggagacactagaggtcttggatttgagaatggAGAAAACTCCATTACTGCAAATGCAAATGAGACAAATGGTTAGGAGAATCCACTTGTCAACTGGAATCAGAATACATTGGTagggcaacccaatgcacataaattcaatgtcagatgttttgtttgcaacaaatttggtcatatggcaagacattgcaaAAATAGAGTAAATTAGGATAACAATGCAATTCCTgatcaatgttcaaattgtaagaaatatggtcataggaaAAAGATTgtataatgaatttgaaatgtcatgcatgtggaaagtttggacatatggctaatcaatgcaggtcaaggaatgatcaaggatacaataaggcaattaagaaaaataatgtcacttgctatgcatgcaacaaaataggacatatagctaaaTTCTAGAGAAGCAAGAATAAtctggtaggaaatgatgagaaaggaaaatagaaggcTGAAGATATTAGGAAGGATTATGAGAAGGAGTGGGTTAGGGGATCTGAAGATCAACTGGTAGAGACAATCAACTTAGTTATTCAACCGATAGGAACAGAATATTCCTACATCGAtaggaaactcatccggtaactaaggcattcgccTGAGGGGAAGGAAAATTAATGACAAATATTGCAATTCCCCTGATAACAATCTAAAAGTCTATTTAAGATCTTGGAAAAGTCATTCTAAATATTTTCTGGTACTAAGTTTATGGATTTTGAATCTAGTATGATATGTCGACATGCATTAATATcaatgaaatattagggtttttcaCAGAATAAAAGGAAATTTTCATTCATTTTGGATCTAACAAAATTCAAAGTGAAGAAGAGAAAGTTCAAGGCAATTCAAAGCAATCAAAATCATTTCAAGCAAATTCCAATGCATTCACACTGGATTTTTCAAAAGTGTCCAGCGGTGAagtttgtgaggtattttatcaattTCTGAACTATCCTTTTATTGCAATGGATTCTATATCATCTTTCGCTCGggtaggtgtggctacccctatttttgttgacatcaaggacTGTGCACacccaattttcaagcaatgccctcagATTGCGAAGGTTAATGATTCAGTcagtgcattttctagggttcctgacagaGTCTTGTATATTGAGGATGTTTGTGCATATATTCATTGCACTATGGAGGATTTGGGTTTTGCTGAGATCAAGAACATTTCTATTGGCAACTAGCTAAACCAGGATGGGTCGATGAAACcagaatttcaaattctgaaggatcaagGTTTTATAGAGATTTTGGAGATGtcggaatttgaagatgaaatgatcttGTATGCACTGAGCTGAGTCCATGGCAACTTCATATGGCTAGACCAgccccacaaaatcaccaaggaggctattcgtgcGATCACTGGTTTACCCCATACCAGTTTGACCCCTGGAAAGAATATATCTAACAATAAAATAAAGATAAATTACAAGCATAATAAGAAGACAAATATGAATAAAGTCAACATGGTAAAT
This window harbors:
- the LOC131874931 gene encoding glycine-rich protein DOT1-like — translated: MDAKWARREWSFGGARVVGRWPSGGAVAGGPGGDFPATKEVGLGGALPGRGAAGGGWQAERQPKEHAAAGKELSGELAEGQGGARSGSGAAGGGRRAERRPYEHAAVGGSEQRPAGVEARDQAAVSESGSWGPE